One genomic segment of Gossypium arboreum isolate Shixiya-1 chromosome 3, ASM2569848v2, whole genome shotgun sequence includes these proteins:
- the LOC108484897 gene encoding uncharacterized protein LOC108484897, with product MAYTGLKELKAWLQELLDHRFIRLRHSLPLDLKVEFAIEFYPCSLPLSITSNHIAPKELKELKIQLQKLLDREVKYLCFYGKCLTDFFFCKRFSNSHQSFLAVLLIFLLLHPGLLFHFAQIFLFARSWLKDYCNCESLTTTFFFSHLHQFSNTKSLTQALTRARVPIVKLMDPVTRISCDICVNNLFAVVNTRLLRDYAKIDVRLQQLAFIVKHWAKTRGVNARPRPEE from the exons atggcttatACTGgactgaaagagttgaaagcatggCTGCAAGAGTTGTTAGATCATAGATTTATTCGACTGAGACATAGTTTACCTTTAGACCTCAAAGTGGAATTCGCCATTGAGTTTTACCCTTGTAGTTTGCCATTGTCCATCACATCGAATCATATAGCACCAAAGGAGCTTAAGGAACTAAAGATACAACTTCAGAAGTTGCTTGACAGAG AGGTAAAATATCTATGCTTTTACGGAAAATGTCTTACCGATTTTTTTTTCTGTAAGAGATTTTCCAACTCTCACCAATCTTTCTTAGCAGTTCTTCTTATCTTCCTTCTTCTTCATCCAG GGCTGCTGTTTCATTTCGCTCAAATCTTCCTCTTCGCAAGGTCTTGGCTTAAG GATTATTGCAATTGTGAGAGCCTCACCACGACTTTCTTCTTCTCCCACCTCCATCAATTTTCTAACACCAAATCACTTACGCag GCATTGACTCGTGCTAGGGTCCCCATAGTAAAGCTTATGGATCCAGTGACTAGAATTTCCTGTGACATATGCGTAAACAATCTTTTTGCTGTAGTAAATACAAGGCTTCTACGAGATTATGCAAAGATCGATGTAAGATTACAGCAGTTGGCTTTTATTGTGAAACACTGGGCCAAGACCAGAGGAGTGAATGCAAGGCCAAGACCAGAGGAGTGA